ATCATCATATTGGGGAAAATGTTCTCTATTATCAACCACATGTTGCAAAGCTTCCTTGGCTTTTGCTGGATCTATCTCTAAAAGCTGCCGCCAATCTCTTGTATCTCTAATTCCAAATTTTTCAAACCACTCGGCTTGTGCTGTTTCTTTGGTAAAATTTCCCTCATTCTCAACTTGACTAACATAATCACCTGGTATTACCCCATATTCATCACCCATAAATTTTAATTTAATTTCTAAATATTCTTAAATCTTAAATCCTAAATCTCTCCTACCCCCTACTTTCTACAACCCTACCTCCCTATCTTCTCGCCAAATATCCTATAAATTTACCAATCAACGGCACCTTGACCGGATTTTCCTCTCCCAACACCTTGCCCACCACCTGACTAGCCGTTATCGAAACATTTAGCGAATTATCTGTTTCTCCCCTGACGATCACCTGCCCATCTTCTCTATCTACATCCACAACTCTTTGTACTGCCAGATTATCGTTTTCTTTTTCTTTCTGTTTGAAAACCACCAAATCATTTGTTTTTATCTCTTCTTTACTAATCAATCCGCGCACCAAAACCAAATCATCCCTCTCTATCACCGGCCACATTGAATCTTCTGTCATTACCAAAATAGGATATGGCGTCTTTAATAAATAAGAAAGAGACGGGTAAAAACCAACCCCAAAAACACTCAAAATAAAAACAAAAATCAGGAAACTGGCCCAGAAAGAAGATTTCTTGTTTCTTTTGGGCAAAGTCATCTCCCAAGATGGGCTGTCATCACCCTCCTTATTATATATATCCTCAAAAACCTTAAAAGTATTATAGGTGCTGATATCAGCTATTTTTTTGTCATTTTTAGTCAGTGACATACATCTATAATATTAACCCAAAACCATAAACTTATCAATGTTGAAAAGGCTAATTTGACATATTCCCAAAAATTGATATACTATAATTACTTTTAAATCAAACAATTTAATATAAAAAGACCGCCTTAACCAGAAAACCAAGGGTTTTCTGATGTTGGCTATCTTTAAAAATTATTAATAAATTAATATTAGCGGCTGGTATATAACCCCTGACTTTCTCCCGCGACCGCGGGAGCGGCAAGGGGGTCGCTAAAATTGACGGCTTATTATGGCTGGTAAATTCGAAAGAACAAAGCCCCATGTCAATGTCGGTACTATTGGCCACGTTGACCACGGCAAAACCACTTTGACTGCTGCCCTCCTTTCTTATATAAAAACGACTGGTGGCACAGCACAAGACAAATCTGTTGACCAAATCGACAACTCTCCAGAAGAGAGAGAACGCGGTATTACTATTTCTACTACTCATGTAGAATATGAAACCGCCAAAAAGCATTATGCCCACATTGACTGTCCTGGTCATGCCGATTATATCAAAAACATGATCACCGGTGCCGCTCAGATGGATGGCGCTATTCTTGTCGTTTCTGCTGCTGACGGCCCAATGCCTCAAACCAGAGAGCATATTCTTTTGGCCCACCAAGTCGGCGTACCGCACATTGTTGTTTTCTTAAATAAAGTTGACCAGGTAGATGACAAAGAGCTTATAGACTTGGTCGAAGAAGAAATCCGCGACCTTTTGAAAAAATATGAATTCCCTGGCGACACCACCCCGATTATCAGGGGATCTGCCTTGAAAGCCCTCGAGGCTGCCCAAGCTGGCAATAAAGATGATGAAAATTTCAAAGCTATCGGTGAGCTCTTAAATAAACTCGATGAATATATCCCGGATCCGGTCAGGGTCACAGACAAGCCTTTCCTCATGCCAGTCGAAGATATCTTCACAATTGAAGGCCGTGGCACCGTAGTTACCGGTAGAATTGAAAGAGGCACCATTAAACTAAACGAAGAAGTTGAAATTGTTGGCCTCAAAGATACTCAAAAAACAGTAGTCACTGGTATTGAAATGTTCAATAAACAATTGGACGAAGGCCAGTCTGGCGATAACGCCGGCCTCTTGCTACGCGGCACCAAAAAAGAAGATGTCATGAGAGGACAAGTTTTGGCCAAAACAGGAAGTGTCACTCCACATACCGAATTTGAATGCCAAGTTTATGTCCTAAGTAAAGAAGAAGGCGGTCGCCATACCCCGTTCTTCAAGGGTTATAAACCCCAATTCTATATCCGCACTACCGATGTCACTGGCGAAGTTATTTTGCCAGAGGGCACTGAAATGGTTATGCCTGGCGATACTATCACCTTGAAAGTTGTCTTGATTCATCCTATTGCTCTTGAAGAGCAACAGCGTTTTGCTATCCGCGAAGGCGGCAAAACTGTTGGCGCAGGCGCCATTACCAAGATTATTAAATAATCGTCACCCCCCACTTTTTAAAAGTGGGGGGTTGGTTTGTTTAATAATTTAACCAACTATGGTTGATAACAAAAAAATACAAACCAACGAGGAAGAAGCTAAACCAAAGATCAGGATCAAGGTCAAGGCTTTTGATCATAAAATTATTGACCGAGCCACGAAGACCATCATTGATACTGCCAAAAGAAGCCAGGCTCAAATCAAGGGTCCAGTGCCTCTTCCTACTGAAAAAACAAAATATACTGTCAACCGCTCTACTTTTGTACACAAAGATGCTAGAGAGCAGTTTGAAATGAGAATTCATAAAAGATTGATTGATATTTATGACCCCAAAGGCACCACCATCAATGATCTGACTAACCTTGCTCTCCCAAGTGGAGTGGATATTGAAATAAAAATGTAAAGGTTGACAAAATAAGATATTTAGTTTAAATTGTATTTTACAAAATAAAAATCTGTTAAGAATCCAAATAAGATCCCTTTCGGAAACCATTTGACTATTCTTAATCATTGATTAATCAGGTAATAAATTAGATACAAAACATATAAAACCCGCCTTAGATGTTTTATATCTGGTTTATTATAGCCAGATTTTTGTTTTATATTAGCCAATTATGAAATTTATTCTTGGCCAAAAAAAGGGCATGACTCAGATATTTGGTGAAAATGGCAATGTCACCCCAGTGACCATCATTGAAGCCAAGCCCTGCCCCATAGTCAGGACAAAGACGCAAGACTCAAAAGACGGTTACAACGCCGCCGTTATTGGTCTACCTGGCAAAAAGAAACTTGGCAAACGAGAACTCGGACAAACTAGAGGTCTCGGTAATTTACAATACCTCAAAGAATTTAGAATTGATGAATCAGACACCCTCTCCCTATCCCATGGAGATACAATCACCGTTGATGCTTTTAATGTTGGAGACAAAGTAAAAGTAACTGGCTTTTCTAAGGGTAAAGGATTTCAAGGTGTAGTTAAAAGACATGGCTTTCACGGTCACAACAGCACCCATGGTACCAAAGATCAAGTACGCACTTCTGGTTCTGTTGGCCCTTGTGAGCCAGCCAGGGTTTTCCCTGGTGTCAGAATGCCGGGCCATATGGGCGACGCTCAGGTTTCAATCAAAAATCTTTCCGTAATTAAAGTTGATAAAGATAATAACACTATTTATGTCAAAGGTGCTGTCCCTGGGGCCAGAAATGGTCTACTGATAATAACCTGTGATGGCAAACTAGAATTAAAGAAAGACAATGAGCCAACAAACGAAGTCCAGGACGCCGAAGCTGCTACTCCCACTGAAACCGCTGAAAACCAAGAACTAACTACTGAAAATAATCAATAATTATGTCTTATCCGGTTTACAATCAATCAGGAGAAGTAATCAAGGAAATAAATCTCAATCCTTCTATTTTTGCTGCCAAAATAAATGAAGCGCTGGTACACCAAATCGCTGTTGCCCAGATGGCCAACAAAAGACAAAACCTGGCCCACACCAAAACCAAAGATGAGGTTCGTGGTGGTGGCAAAAAACCTTGGCGCCAGAAAGGCACTGGTCGTGCCCGCCATGGTTCTACCCGCTCCCCTCTTTGGAAGGGCGGCGGTGTCACTTTTGGTCCACGCAATGATCGCGATTTCACCCAAAAAATAAACAAAAAGATGAAAAGAGGAGCTATTTTTTCCTGTCTTTCTGACAAAGCGGCTGATAAAAATCTCATAATTTTGGAAAACTTTAATTTACCAGAAATAAAAACCAAGGAATTTGGTAAAATTATATTCAACCTGAAAAATGCCTTGTCACTGAAAAACAAAAAAATCAGTGAAAAAACAAGTGAAAAATCACAAAAGAAGGAAAAAAACGTTGACCTCAAAAAATATTCTCTATCTTTATTGGTTGCCTCTGATAAAAAAATTGCCGATCTCTCTCGCGCCGGACGCAATATCCCCGGAATCAAAATCACCAACGTTAATTCTCTAAACGTTCTCGACTTGCTCCGTTATAAAAACCTGATCCTAACTGAGGAAAGCTTGCCTACTATAGAAAAAATTTATCTAAAAAATAACTAATATGGCATTATTCGGCATTGGTAAAACTAATAAAGAAGAACCACAGAAGCCAGCCGCCTCCAAAGGCGACGGCCAGTTTAAAAATGCTGAAGTCAAAAAAACCAAAACTATTACCAATAATAATGACTCAGCCGAATATAAAAATCCGCGCCATGCCGATATTCTTATTCATCCATTATTGACAGAAAAATCTACTATTCTATCCAGCCAAAACCAATATGTTTTTTCCGTCGGCCAACGAGCTGACAAAAGACAAATCAATGCTGCGATCAAAGAAATTTATAAAGTCACCCCATTAAAAATAAGAATTATTCCCGTTCGCGGTAAAAAAGTCCGCACTGGCAGAAACACCAATGGCTACTTAAAAAATTGGAAAAAAGCCATCGTCACCATCCCCGCCGGTACCAAAATCGACGTTTACGAAAGCTAATTAATTTTATGGCTATCAAAGCTTACAAACCAACCACCCCTTCCAGGCGCAGAACTACTGTTGTCTCTTCTTTGGATCTCACCAAAAAGAAACCGGAAAAGAGTCTAACTATTATTAAAAAACAATTTGGCGGTCGCAACCATAGTGGCCAGATCACCGTCCGTCATCGCGGCGGCGGCGCGAAAAGACGTCTGAGAATTATTGACTTCAA
This Candidatus Kuenenbacteria bacterium DNA region includes the following protein-coding sequences:
- the tuf gene encoding elongation factor Tu; this translates as MMAGKFERTKPHVNVGTIGHVDHGKTTLTAALLSYIKTTGGTAQDKSVDQIDNSPEERERGITISTTHVEYETAKKHYAHIDCPGHADYIKNMITGAAQMDGAILVVSAADGPMPQTREHILLAHQVGVPHIVVFLNKVDQVDDKELIDLVEEEIRDLLKKYEFPGDTTPIIRGSALKALEAAQAGNKDDENFKAIGELLNKLDEYIPDPVRVTDKPFLMPVEDIFTIEGRGTVVTGRIERGTIKLNEEVEIVGLKDTQKTVVTGIEMFNKQLDEGQSGDNAGLLLRGTKKEDVMRGQVLAKTGSVTPHTEFECQVYVLSKEEGGRHTPFFKGYKPQFYIRTTDVTGEVILPEGTEMVMPGDTITLKVVLIHPIALEEQQRFAIREGGKTVGAGAITKIIK
- the rpsJ gene encoding 30S ribosomal protein S10; the encoded protein is MVDNKKIQTNEEEAKPKIRIKVKAFDHKIIDRATKTIIDTAKRSQAQIKGPVPLPTEKTKYTVNRSTFVHKDAREQFEMRIHKRLIDIYDPKGTTINDLTNLALPSGVDIEIKM
- the rplD gene encoding 50S ribosomal protein L4 — encoded protein: MSYPVYNQSGEVIKEINLNPSIFAAKINEALVHQIAVAQMANKRQNLAHTKTKDEVRGGGKKPWRQKGTGRARHGSTRSPLWKGGGVTFGPRNDRDFTQKINKKMKRGAIFSCLSDKAADKNLIILENFNLPEIKTKEFGKIIFNLKNALSLKNKKISEKTSEKSQKKEKNVDLKKYSLSLLVASDKKIADLSRAGRNIPGIKITNVNSLNVLDLLRYKNLILTEESLPTIEKIYLKNN
- the rplW gene encoding 50S ribosomal protein L23, which encodes MALFGIGKTNKEEPQKPAASKGDGQFKNAEVKKTKTITNNNDSAEYKNPRHADILIHPLLTEKSTILSSQNQYVFSVGQRADKRQINAAIKEIYKVTPLKIRIIPVRGKKVRTGRNTNGYLKNWKKAIVTIPAGTKIDVYES
- the rplC gene encoding 50S ribosomal protein L3, which codes for MKFILGQKKGMTQIFGENGNVTPVTIIEAKPCPIVRTKTQDSKDGYNAAVIGLPGKKKLGKRELGQTRGLGNLQYLKEFRIDESDTLSLSHGDTITVDAFNVGDKVKVTGFSKGKGFQGVVKRHGFHGHNSTHGTKDQVRTSGSVGPCEPARVFPGVRMPGHMGDAQVSIKNLSVIKVDKDNNTIYVKGAVPGARNGLLIITCDGKLELKKDNEPTNEVQDAEAATPTETAENQELTTENNQ